The region attttatattttattttatttaaaatgttcACAATTTTATGGTCTCACAAAATTAAGCACACCCCATTTTtagctttaaaataaaaattaaatggaAACACATAGACAACAATTATCCTTAAGGAATATTCTGCACACTCGTATCTTGTTAGTTGTACATCTTAGAATACTGCTTGTATACAGGAGGCCATGAATGCCGATAAAGAGAAGGACCAGGAGCCAAATACTGTATTGTCCATACTGCCACCTTCCTGATGTTCTGTTTTTCTTGGTCCACATTGATGAATCTGTCTTTGTCTCTTTTATATAATAAATGTTGGAATGGTCCATCTACATAGAGAAGTTCATCTTCATCATATGTTTTCGGAACACTTCATCCCTAACGCCATATATTAATGGACTGATAAACCTGGGGAGGCACATGAACAAGACAAAGTTGGTTATGGGTAGAAACAGGAAATATTTGGTTAAATAGGCTTCGGCAAATGAAGAGGTGAATGATGTCATGCATAGTCCGAGCTGGAGTGCgtgaagaaggacggttctctcagCCTTGAATACAGAAGACCTCCCAGAACCGATCTTTCGAGCCACCATCATAACTTTGACATAAGTGTAGAGGATAACCAACGCTACCAAGCTGAAGGTGCTAATGTATGTCAATGAGCGTAAGATAACTTGGAATTGGTGCATTGCGAATGGTGACCAGTGACATATCAAGCTGGTGGAGAAGAAGTTCCTCGGCATTGAGAAACACAGGCCGATAAAGTCGAGGCACTGAGGAATCAGACCCAGAAGCCACATGACTCCTATGGCCAAAAGGGACCTTTGCAAGGTGCAGACTTCTGCATGTCTCAATGGATGGCATATGGCAAAGTAGCGTTCCAAGGACATGACGGCCAAGCTGTAAGGTGTAACCTTAAATGCACTGGCAGAGAATGTGATGAGAGCGTAACATATGGGCACAGGGATGTATACGACATATATAACCACAAGAAATGGGAATATTAGCACAGAAATCAACAATGTGTCATTTATGAGCATATGGGCAAAGAGAACATAGTGAGCATTTTCCTGAAGGTGGGGGCTACTGAAGAAGACACGCAAGATGATGGCGACAAAGTAGAGGAAAACACAGAAGAACACCAGCATCAAGGCCAGCAGGGTGCTCCTCACCATCTCAGCGGTGTTACGACttgtattgttgctgaccatagTGGAATAAAACATTATGAGGATAGCCACGGAAATCCTTTTGATTGAAGCTGTGATACTGAGAAAAAAGGCACAGACAAGACCTAAACAACAAGCAAGGCTATGGCTCCCACAAAAAGCAACAAGCAAGGTTACGGCTCCCACATCACATCTGGTGGCCTTCGGGTTCTGATAAAATCCATGCTTTATTATAACAAACAcattcacacagcagtacatgggAGGCACAGTAGTTCACGGGAGGCACAGTAGTACACGGGAGGCACAGTAGTTCATGGAAGGCACAGTAGTACATGGGAGGCACAGTAGTTCATGGAAGGCACAGTAGTACATGGACGGCACAGCAGTACATGGGAGGCACAGCAGTACATGGAAGGCACAGTAGTACATGGACGGCACAGCAGTACATGGGAGGCACAGCAGTACATGGAAGGCACAGTAGTACATGGATGGCACAGCAGTACATGGGAGGCACAGTAGTACATGGACGGCACAGCAGTACATGGGAGGCACAGTAGTACACAGTAGGGAGGCATAGTAATACATAGGAGGCACAGTAGTACATAGCAGTCACAGTAGTACACAGTAGGGAGGCATAGTAATACATAGGAGGCACAGTAGTACATAGCAGTCACAGTAGTACACAGTAGGGAAGCATAGTAATACATGGGAGACAGAGTAGTACACAGTAAGGAGGCATAGTAATACATGCCAGGCATTTCTGTACCACTCACAATGGTAGCTTAAATTCTTTTAGTTGCTTTGCCATTGACAGAGTTTTGGAGCCAAAAAGAGGTGGTGATTGGAGGAAAAGGGTGTTAAGAAAAGAGGCAGAATGGATTTTTAGATTAGGCACACGATCACCTCTTGGTCTCAATATCAGGAGTGATCTAATGCTTTTGTATTAACTTTCCATTCATTTTGATCCATCTAATAGCGGATGGCGCTTTGCACACTGGGTTATTCATACACTGTTATGCCCTTTACATCCATGCCTTTGCCATATTTTCTGCACTCGTATTTTCTGCACCCCTTTCTGCACTGTTTTCCTCCATTATCAGCATAGTCCCACCCCTATCATGTACCTAAATCTACTCATCCTCCTCTATATTCCTTTCTTGCCCTCAGATTTCCCTCAGATTCTGGTTTAGAGTTTTTGCCTGTTTCCCAGGTTTACATCCGATAGAGATGCGTTCCAAGCTGGAACGCATTGCTCGTCATGGACACAGTACACAGTCAATCTATCCCGATCTGTGTTTCTGGGTGACACGCATGATGCGTTTCACCAACCGGACGTGACGCATCATTGTTAATCCACTTGATGCGTCTCTTGGTGACACGCATCTTGCGCTCCACTAACCGGAAGTGGCGCTTGTCGTCACTTCCAGCCCTGCCAGGTATTTATCAGGGCATACTCTTATCTGCCTCATACGCTGCAACTCCTTGCAGCGCTACCTGCGCTTCCCCTGTTGTCCGGATCCTACGGGTGAGTGGTATCATATACACTTTCCTCCATACAATTGGATTCTTACGGGATCTTTAACTCTCATTACATATTGAGGTACCATGGATGTATTTATGTCTGTATTACATGCTCGTTTCATTTGTCTATTACAGAGACTTCTTGTCTCTTGGAGATCTTCCAAATATGGGAGTGACTTTCCTCCTTTCCCTGTGATTACCCAGACTAAAGGTACTTCACTAGAGTGTGGCATATGGAGGTTTTTTCATCTGTGTATCAAGTTTTTTCTATTTTGCACATATGCAGTTTTCTCTGTTCTGAATACATGCAGCTGTTGAGCCCATGCCATACTTTGCAATTTGTTTAGAATGTGATTGTTTGTTATATAGCCTCACATACAGGCAGGATATATTAAGGTTCAAGCATGAGGTATACACACACAACAGCATGTTTTTGTTACTAAATCTTTGGTTACTAATCTCTTGTTATGTATAGTTTTTAACCACCccgtatgtatatacactaataCTATGTTTATCTTGTAACATTATTGtttagatgccatgattaagggccaggttaggcccgaaacgcgtcggctattgTTTTAACGAATATTGAAATAAAAGGAAATATATTTTTTaacgtgagctgaaggaatccggCTTGTTCTTCTTCATAGTAATAAATGGGAGGCACAGTAGTACACAGTAGGGAGGCATAGTAATACATAGGAGGCACAGTAGTACATAGCAGTCACAGTAGTACACAGTAGGGAAGCATAGTAATACATGGGAGACACAGTAGTACACAGTAAGGAGGCATAGTAATACATGGGAGGCACAGTAGGGAGGCACAGTAGTACATAGCAGtcacagtagtatacagtagcGAAGCATAGTAATACTTGGGAGGCACAGTAGTACATAGTAAGGAGGCATAGTAATACATGGGGGGCACAGTAGTACATAGCAGTTACAGTAGTACACAGTAGGGAGGCATAGTaatacatgggggcacagcagtgcacAGTAGGGAGGCATAGCaatacatgggggcacagcagtgcacAGTAGGGAGGCATAGCaatacatgggggcacagcagtgcacAGTAGGGAGGCATAGTAATACATGGAGGGAACAGTTATACATGGGAGACACAGTAGTACACAGTAAGGAGGCATAGTAATACATGGGAGGCACAGTAGGGAGGCACAGTAGTACATAGCAGtcacagtagtatacagtagcGAAGCATAGTAATACTTGGGAGGCACAGTAGTACATAGTAAGGAGGCATAGTAATACATGGGGGGCACAGTAGTACATAGCAGTTACAGTAGTACACAGTAGGGAGGCATAGTAAtagatgggggcacagcagtgcacAGTAGGGAGGCATAGCaatacatgggggcacagcagtgcacAGTAGGGAGGCATAGTAATACATGGAGGGCACAGTAGTACATGGGAGACACAGTAGAACACAGTAGGGAGGCATAGTAATACATAGGATGCACAGTAATACACAGTAGGGAGGCATAGTAATACATGGGAGGCACATCACTACATGGGAGGTATAatgctccagtaaaaaaaaaaacagctgataatttatgtgcagtgtgtaggttCCCTACCAGTAGGAGTGGATTATAAAAGGTCAGTTTTCGGCAGTAgcccgggccctgagctcctggggggcctacGGCACCCCAAACAGACTTGTACTTTAGGGGTGTATTTTCTtctggctacaattctgccatgattttctaaaaatctgctgtttttttttactgtgattttgcacaaattagggtattatgacattatttatcctgtactatgaacaccacgcttgTGCTGCCATAGTAGCagtagggtgggggtgggggggtctgaaTTGGgcagatatcgctctgtgtaataaagacaatgatcgaCTCGGTTAAAAATCATTGTCCACCATCTGCGCATCGATCCGTGTATTACAATCCGAACCTTTCTCTGCAGTGACGGGTGGGATAAAGCTGcgaccagtaattggctgagcgggctgtcaccacAGAGACTGGTTCAAAAGTATCAGtggcggctgcagtcagcaggggaccgggacccagagacacagcaggaagacgcagagggagcacggacaggtgagtataagtaCATCTTTGCCTAGATTTACCAAATGGTTAAAAAattactttaatggtgcgttcacacctacaggatctgcagctgattttctgcagcagatttcagttaaataactgaacacagcatcttgatgctgtgttcagttatttaactgaaatctgctgcagaaaatcagctgcagatcctgtaggtgtgaacgcacccttaatacaCAAAGTGTTAAATAGAAAAAGACCAGCACAGCATGCTTTTTTTGAAACACTTATGGGGAGCACTATGTGCTTAGCTGGACTCCGTGTTCAGACCAAAAATCTAGCCATATAGGGGCTATTAACCCCTGTGGTTCTCAAGTGTAAAGGTGCCTCCTTATGGACAAGGATCTAGTGGTCCGTATAACTGCATCTTTATATTCCCTTATATCTGTTGGCGGTTGTACAGATAACATCGCAAATCTAGTTCTGTCCAGACTGTGAACAAGTATGGCGTGCTGAGAGCTGTGACGGAGAGGTATATACTGCTCtgcttgtgactagagatgagcgaacctcgagcatgttcgagtcaatccgaacccgaactttcggcatttgattagcggtggctgctgaagttggataaagccctaaggctatgtggaaatcatggatatagtcaggggtggtcttggcatttctggggccccaagcgaagttatgtctgggcccccccccctcgacacacgttccaaaacaatagaccgctgtgtgttgcccccagtagtatataccccttgtgcgctaccgccagtaatatatactccttgtgtgctgcccccaatattatataccccttgtgtcctgcccccagtggtatatacccCATGTttacttcccccagtagtatatagacccctgtgtgttcccccagttatatatagcccccccccgtgtgctcccccagaagtatatagacctcctgtgtgctgccccagttgtatatagaccccctgtgtgctgcccccagttgtgtataccccctgtgtgctcccccactagtatataggccccctgtgtgctccctcaggagtatttagtcccctgtgtgctcccgcacttggatatagacctcctgtgtgctcctccacttggatatagacccctgtgtgctcctccagcagtatataaaccccctgtgtggttcccccagtagtatatagaccccctgtgtgccccaccagtattatatagaccccttgtgtgctgccccagtagtatacagacccctgtgtgctcccccagttatatatagaccacctgtgtgcctcacaagtaatatatagaccccttgtatgttcccccagtagtatatagacccctgtgtgctccccagtagtatatagcccccctgtgttctccaccacttggatatagacctcctgtgtgctctccaagttgtatatagaccctattctgctgccccaagttgtatatagaccccctgtgtgctgccccaagttgtgtataccccctgtgtgctcccccactagtatataggccccctgtgtgctccctcaggagtatttagtcccctgtgtgctcccccacttggatatagacctcctgtgtgctcctccacttggatatagacccctgtgtgctcctccagtagtatataaaccccctgtgtggttcccccagtagtatatagaccccctgtgtgccccaccagtattgtatagaccccttgtgtgctgccccagtagtatacagacccctgtgtgctcccccagttatatatagaccacctgtgtgcctcaaaagtagtatatagaccccttgtatgttcccccagtagtatatagacccctgtgtgctccccagtagtatatagcccccctgtgttctccaccacttggatatagacctcctgtgtgctctccaagttgtatatagaccctattctgctgccccaagttgtatatagaccccctgtgtgctgcccccagtagtatatagacccctctgtgaaaccccagtagtctatagcccccctgtgcgctcccccagttatatatagccccctgtgtctttcccgttatatagcccccctgtgtgctcccccccatttatatagacccccaatgtgcgctcccccagttaaacagacccctgtgtgctccccctcccatatagtatataacacaataaaacaaacacttatactcacctgggtccgggcgtctcctcttctcttcactcttttggccgcaggaagggttttccctgcgattacaagaggccgcactccccttgtcctggcgcgatgctccagtgatgtcactggagcgccggcaccacacggacaaagctgccacttgtgaccgcagggaaaacccttcctgcggccacaagagtgactgacagggagggggccaatgtctcctgccctgtcagtgctgctgcatgtaactatgagagctcattatgagtgctcatagttacagttcagatggcagcagcgagcggggcagcggccctgtccagtggtcttgagcacaagagcagggcgtgggggcccctctggatgttgggggccccaagcgatcgcttggggtgcttggtgccaaagaccgccactggatatagtcattggctgtatccatgtttttcagacaaccttagagctttatccaacttcagcagccccagctaatcaaataccgaacgtttgggttcggatcgactcgaacaaggctcgctcatctctacttgtgaccCAATCACCATGTAAGATTATTGAGCAGGTGGCATTGTATTCAGTGATCCTGTTTTTGTATGATAAAACCCATCACAACTAGCCTGTGCCTCCCAGCTGTGGTACAAGTGCAGCTTCTGACCCCATTATGTCTAACATACTAGTAAACTGGAGGGTGGCGGAGGACTGGCAGCCGCCCTAAACCCTATGATCAGTCTCTGCTACTTACTGTATGAGGATTACACAAGTCTTCCCACTTCCAGCAATAGGTTACATAGCGCACATACagagagcagtatacaggagtgagGGGGGAgcgctatatacctgctccccatTCCCCCATAGGAGTCTGCAAGATGAACAATGTCATAGCTCGGATTTGGCATCAAAATTTCTTTCCTTTAATTTGCAGCGGTAATATCTCACAAGAGAATCCAGCCACACAACATAGATGTGTCCTTATGGGGTAAGTGAGGAGAAGAGCAAGATATAAGTACATAAAAGAATATaatatttatagaaaaaaagatggatagatagatagatagatagatagataggagatagatagataggagatagatagatagatagatagatagatagatagatagatagataagagatagatagatagatagatagatagatagatagatagatagatagatagataggagatagatagatagatagatagatagatactgaaaTTCCAGGAGAATTAATTCAGTCCCGCCTTGGAAAAACAAACGGGTGATGCTAACAGCAAGAGGTCGGACGAGAAGTGAATAAAGATTTTTAGTTGACATTGGTGGATGTCAGAAATCTGGTAGTATATTATTAGAGCTGCGAAAAAATGGTAACAAACTAAACATACTTACCCCCTGTCCCCTGCAGATCCTTTTAATCTGCTTCTGGTCCCCCAATCTCCTGTCCTCCTGCAGAGACAAGAGGTTGGGGCAGGACCTGGCTGTCCAGTCAATGGCTACAGAAgtgtcctgtctccccctgcgatTGGCAGGCATGTGACAGACTCTTGTCTCAAGAGCAGCAAGAAGAGAGGACTAGAAGCAGACAAAGCAGCAGCGGTGggggtaggtaagtataactttttctACCTTATTTTTTCATGGTACCAACAAAATAGGCAAGACATTTCAGAATCTGAGAGATGAAAGTTAGCTGCAAGGGGGTAGGTCCACAAATGTTTTATTGGGCTATAAAAGAATGTTTGAAGAAAAAGGGAAAGCTACCATAAGAAAGAGAGAGGAATATTTTACAAAGGTGAATAGAGACTGTGGCaatgagggaatagggtcactagtgaAGGCTGTGGGGCGAGGAGAACAGAGGAGCCTGGAAACTTCTTCTGTTAGTGGTTCAGAGGGATGAAGAGGAACTTTGATAAAGAATGGGATGACTACCTATAGTGGACTGAGGGATAAGTTCAGATCAGATATGGTCAATTTTAGCTTTGGCATAGGTGGCCAGCTCTTCAACACTGAGTTCAGTGGAAGGAAGAGTAAGGGTCCTTTCACATGGCCAGATATAATGCCGTGCAAGGACGCAGGCAACCATCGATCAGTGCttatttgcagtgccttcagaaggcCACGATCAGTCGGGTTGCCGGGCCACTTGACCGTTCCCTGCATTGAAATGTGTAGATGATAGCGATATATCTTACAGGGGCTTAAAAGATGTGATTAGCCAAGGATTAGGCGCTTTCCTACTCCTTGGCTTTCACCCCCCTTGttggtcaaaggggtagtgactctccttaaggagagcgcGTCAttaagacgtgtggagacttacagaccattgctgctccacttcaagtcaagtcttgctcagtcaaggagccttagaacactGACTGGGGCttttatgccaagccaagcaatctctccaaaaggaaaagatttcccatctgcatacAACTGTTTCAGGACTTTTGCCccccatcagtgcagagcagggtgttggttggctagtgagaggtctattgacgcgcagtgtcggactggagtgccttggcccaccaggggaaatcattcttggggcccacccttctgccaccacacttatctatggtaacattaataaaggtacattaacacggcgtgatatggggcagtgtagggctgcaaatgattgctaatcagcagggcaggaatatatagagat is a window of Dendropsophus ebraccatus isolate aDenEbr1 chromosome 5, aDenEbr1.pat, whole genome shotgun sequence DNA encoding:
- the LOC138794113 gene encoding odorant receptor 131-2-like, with amino-acid sequence MVSNNTSRNTAEMVRSTLLALMLVFFCVFLYFVAIILRVFFSSPHLQENAHYVLFAHMLINDTLLISVLIFPFLVVIYVVYIPVPICYALITFSASAFKVTPYSLAVMSLERYFAICHPLRHAEVCTLQRSLLAIGVMWLLGLIPQCLDFIGLCFSMPRNFFSTSLICHWSPFAMHQFQVILRSLTYISTFSLVALVILYTYVKVMMVARKIGSGRSSVFKAERTVLLHALQLGLCMTSFTSSFAEAYLTKYFLFLPITNFVLFMCLPRFISPLIYGVRDEVFRKHMMKMNFSM